A portion of the Achromobacter sp. MFA1 R4 genome contains these proteins:
- a CDS encoding ABC transporter permease, which translates to MIARIAPFFTRAADSDLWHSFKRSPGAIVAAIVTLVIVLGALFAPVVAPHNPFDLASLSIMDANTPPAWEEGGSPDFLLGTDDQGRDILSAVMYGSRVSLLVGFASVLFSMVLGVTLGLISGYAGGRVDSFIMRIADVQLSFPAILVALLIDGVARGLLPRDMHDQLALYVLIFAIGISGWVQYARTVRGSTLVERNKEYVQAAKLIGIGPITILRRHILPNVMGPVLVIATIHLAIAIITEATLSFLGVGVPPTAPSLGTLIRIGNSYLFSGMWWISIFPGIALVALVLSVNLLGDWLRDALNPKLR; encoded by the coding sequence ATGATTGCTCGCATCGCCCCCTTCTTCACGCGCGCCGCCGACAGCGACCTGTGGCACAGCTTCAAACGTTCGCCGGGCGCCATCGTCGCCGCGATCGTCACGCTGGTCATCGTGCTCGGCGCGTTGTTCGCGCCGGTCGTGGCGCCCCACAATCCGTTCGATCTCGCGTCCCTCAGCATCATGGACGCCAACACGCCCCCGGCCTGGGAAGAGGGCGGCAGCCCCGACTTCCTGCTGGGCACGGACGACCAGGGCCGCGACATCCTGTCGGCAGTCATGTACGGCTCGCGCGTATCGCTGCTGGTCGGGTTTGCCTCGGTGCTGTTCTCGATGGTGCTGGGCGTGACGCTCGGCCTCATCAGCGGCTACGCGGGCGGGCGCGTCGACAGCTTCATCATGCGCATCGCCGACGTGCAGCTCTCGTTTCCCGCGATCCTGGTCGCGCTGCTGATCGACGGCGTGGCGCGCGGACTGCTGCCGCGCGACATGCACGACCAGCTTGCGCTCTACGTGCTGATCTTCGCCATCGGGATTTCGGGCTGGGTGCAGTACGCGCGCACCGTGCGCGGCTCCACGCTGGTCGAGCGCAACAAGGAATACGTCCAGGCGGCCAAGCTGATCGGCATCGGCCCCATCACCATCCTGCGCCGCCACATCCTGCCCAACGTCATGGGACCGGTGCTGGTGATCGCCACCATCCACCTCGCGATCGCCATCATCACCGAAGCCACCCTGTCGTTCCTGGGCGTGGGCGTGCCGCCCACCGCGCCGTCGCTGGGCACGTTGATCCGCATCGGCAACAGCTACCTGTTCTCGGGCATGTGGTGGATCTCCATCTTCCCCGGCATCGCGCTGGTTGCGCTGGTGCTGTCGGTCAACCTGCTGGGCGACTGGCTGCGCGACGCGCTCAACCCCAAGCTGCGCTGA
- a CDS encoding ABC transporter ATP-binding protein, whose translation MALLNIEDIRIEFPSRRGTMVAVDGVSLSLEKGEILGVVGESGAGKSTIGNAVIGLLEAPGRLAGGSVLLNGERIDTLTPAQQRKVRGRRIGMIFQDPLTSLDPLQTVESQLVETMLVHLDLSHDAAMQRAVQLLAQVGIDQPELRVQQYPHQFSGGMRQRVVIALALCCKPEVIIADEPTTALDVSIQAQILDLLKKLCREEQVGMIIITHDMGVIADVTDRVAVLYRGKLVEQGPTAKILGDPDHAYTRSLISAVPRPDIKLKRFPLVTYIESVRTPAQPLDLATHWLGQRRDFGKRTDGPLVQVRDLSMRFVLKSAFFKRNQRTLDAVKRVNLSIGEGEVFGLVGESGSGKSTVARLISGLYTPSEGSVTFGGTDLTALKGEKELNPFRRQIQMIFQDPFSSLNPRMRVLDIVAEPIRFHKLAPSEAETRRIVADLLDVVGLADRAAERFPHEFSGGQRQRICIARALATRPRFLICDEPTSALDVSIQAQILNLLKDLQEELGLTMLFISHDLPVIRQMCDRVGVMRHGELLEVAETEALFEHPQHPYSQHLLGLMPRLQSMSREGLDVVG comes from the coding sequence ATGGCCTTGTTGAACATCGAAGACATCCGTATCGAATTTCCCAGCCGCCGCGGCACGATGGTGGCGGTGGACGGCGTATCGCTGTCCCTGGAAAAAGGCGAGATCCTGGGCGTGGTGGGCGAGTCCGGCGCGGGCAAGTCCACCATCGGCAACGCCGTCATCGGCCTGCTCGAAGCGCCGGGACGCCTGGCCGGCGGGTCGGTGCTGCTGAACGGCGAACGCATCGACACGCTCACGCCGGCGCAACAGCGCAAGGTCCGGGGCCGGCGCATCGGCATGATCTTCCAGGATCCGCTGACCTCGCTCGACCCGCTGCAGACCGTGGAAAGCCAGCTGGTCGAAACGATGCTGGTCCACCTGGACCTGTCGCACGACGCGGCAATGCAGCGCGCCGTGCAGCTCCTGGCACAGGTCGGCATCGACCAGCCCGAGCTGCGCGTCCAGCAGTACCCGCATCAATTCTCGGGCGGCATGCGGCAGCGCGTGGTGATCGCGCTGGCGCTATGTTGCAAGCCCGAGGTCATCATCGCCGACGAGCCCACCACCGCGCTGGACGTGTCGATCCAGGCGCAGATCCTGGACCTGCTCAAGAAGCTGTGCCGCGAAGAGCAGGTCGGCATGATCATCATCACGCACGACATGGGCGTGATCGCGGACGTGACGGACCGCGTGGCGGTGCTGTACCGCGGCAAGCTGGTGGAGCAGGGTCCCACCGCCAAGATCCTGGGCGACCCGGACCATGCCTACACGCGCAGCCTCATCTCGGCCGTGCCGCGGCCCGACATCAAGCTCAAGCGTTTTCCGCTGGTGACCTACATCGAATCCGTGAGGACGCCCGCGCAGCCGCTGGACCTGGCCACGCACTGGCTGGGCCAGCGCCGCGACTTCGGCAAGCGCACGGACGGCCCGCTGGTCCAGGTGCGCGACCTTTCCATGCGCTTCGTGCTCAAGAGCGCCTTTTTCAAGCGCAACCAACGCACGCTGGACGCGGTCAAGCGCGTCAATCTGTCGATCGGCGAGGGCGAGGTCTTTGGCCTGGTCGGCGAATCGGGATCGGGCAAATCCACCGTCGCGCGGCTGATCTCGGGCCTCTACACGCCCAGCGAAGGCTCGGTCACGTTCGGCGGGACCGACCTCACTGCGCTCAAGGGCGAGAAGGAACTCAATCCCTTCCGCCGGCAGATCCAGATGATCTTCCAGGATCCCTTTTCGTCGCTGAACCCGCGCATGCGCGTGCTGGACATCGTGGCCGAGCCCATCCGCTTCCACAAGCTCGCGCCCAGCGAGGCGGAAACGCGCCGCATCGTGGCCGACCTGCTGGACGTGGTGGGCCTGGCCGACCGCGCCGCGGAACGCTTCCCGCACGAATTCTCAGGCGGCCAGCGCCAGCGCATCTGCATCGCGCGCGCGCTGGCCACGCGGCCGCGCTTCCTGATCTGCGACGAGCCCACGTCGGCGCTGGACGTGTCCATCCAGGCGCAGATCCTGAACCTGCTCAAGGACCTGCAGGAAGAGCTGGGCCTGACCATGCTCTTCATCAGCCACGACCTGCCGGTGATCCGCCAGATGTGCGATCGCGTCGGCGTCATGCGCCATGGCGAGCTGCTGGAAGTGGCCGAAACGGAAGCCCTGTTCGAACACCCGCAGCACCCCTACAGCCAACATCTGCTTGGCCTCATGCCCCGCCTGCAGTCCATGTCCCGCGAAGGGCTGGACGTGGTGGGCTGA
- a CDS encoding amidohydrolase family protein gives MTATRQTLFIGGKVFDGMGRMLPGHGVLVEGARVARVAPAGEFSGYAGARVDTTGMTLTPSLADCHVHLVYTGGADPNAQLSKQGPAQITLTALENAQASLRGGVTALRDCGGKDYLEFGVRDAIARGVFPGPTIKASGRIICMTGGHGNRIGRVADGCEEVVKAVREQVHAGCDLVKIMATGGVMTPGVSPMDAHYSFDEMKAGVHEAKRFRKSTASHAQGTQGILNAVRAGIDSIEHGIFMDDDCLREMLEAETYLVPTIAAVRNIIANADNGIPAYAVEKARAVEQRHRESFQMYYKAGGRIALGTDAGTPFNLHGENAMELAYMVEFGMTPVDALIAGTSRGHDLMGLVDHGVIADGKVADLLLVKGDPTEDIMQAADKRFHVAVLRNGELAAGALPS, from the coding sequence ATGACCGCGACACGACAGACCCTCTTCATCGGCGGCAAGGTATTCGACGGAATGGGGCGGATGCTGCCCGGACACGGCGTGCTGGTCGAGGGCGCCCGCGTGGCGCGGGTGGCGCCCGCCGGCGAGTTCTCGGGCTACGCGGGCGCGCGGGTGGACACCACGGGCATGACGCTCACGCCCAGCCTGGCGGACTGCCACGTGCACCTGGTCTACACCGGCGGCGCGGATCCCAACGCGCAATTGAGCAAGCAGGGCCCGGCGCAGATCACGCTGACCGCGCTGGAAAACGCGCAGGCCAGCCTGCGCGGCGGCGTCACCGCGCTGCGCGACTGCGGCGGCAAGGACTACCTGGAATTCGGCGTGCGCGACGCCATCGCGCGCGGCGTTTTCCCCGGCCCCACCATCAAGGCGTCGGGCCGCATCATCTGCATGACGGGCGGCCACGGCAACCGCATCGGCCGCGTGGCCGATGGCTGCGAGGAAGTGGTCAAGGCGGTGCGCGAACAGGTTCACGCGGGCTGCGACCTCGTGAAGATCATGGCGACGGGCGGGGTCATGACGCCCGGCGTCAGCCCGATGGACGCGCATTACAGCTTTGACGAAATGAAGGCGGGCGTGCACGAGGCCAAGCGCTTTCGCAAAAGCACGGCCAGCCACGCGCAGGGCACGCAGGGCATCCTGAACGCCGTGCGCGCCGGCATCGATTCCATCGAGCACGGCATCTTCATGGACGACGACTGCCTGCGCGAGATGCTGGAAGCCGAGACCTACCTGGTGCCCACCATCGCCGCCGTGCGCAACATCATCGCCAACGCCGACAACGGCATTCCCGCCTACGCGGTGGAAAAGGCCCGCGCGGTGGAACAGCGCCATCGCGAGTCGTTCCAGATGTACTACAAGGCCGGCGGGCGCATCGCGCTGGGCACGGACGCGGGCACGCCCTTCAACCTGCATGGCGAAAACGCCATGGAACTGGCTTACATGGTGGAGTTCGGCATGACGCCGGTGGACGCCCTGATCGCCGGCACGTCGCGCGGACACGACCTGATGGGCCTGGTTGACCACGGCGTCATCGCCGACGGCAAGGTGGCCGACCTGCTGCTGGTGAAGGGCGATCCCACCGAAGACATCATGCAGGCAGCCGACAAGCGCTTCCATGTGGCCGTGCTGCGCAATGGCGAACTCGCGGCGGGGGCCCTGCCGTCCTGA
- a CDS encoding YdgA family protein, producing MKKSAIVGIVVALGAVWTGTAWYTGQKAEAFVKQAIEDSNVELKKAGDKWGINAVAELASFERGVFSSVARYRIKFTDPATGGAPAKEHEVLFVEHLSHGPLPLSNLKSGKFVPAMVASDFALEETPTVKEWFAAAKGAVPLSGHYSVSYGKDITGNFDMAPVEIAKDASKLAFSGMKGDFEYATSTKRGVFNVAADSLALSGPSEDSDITAMAVKGITLTSDMKPAANDMYVGSQKVTFKDWTITSKEKPPVQFKDTSIAVDLTEAGPAMGAKMAVDFGMINVQAKDMAGMKLVIDAQNLDSKALKALNDVYEAASRRMLQSQGEQTTPEFTDEERAVLKTNLEQLLAGNPTLAVAPLEVRTANGTSTFNLNLALAKPAALDGEFSDMLVQALRKLDAKLVLSKANLADLMAIEPQTRGVPADQAAQTAKGQAEMVGTMAIAMGLGKLENDSIVTYLNYADGQVDFNGKKMPLEQFMMMVMGGVLGGAR from the coding sequence ATGAAGAAATCGGCAATAGTTGGCATCGTCGTCGCGCTTGGCGCGGTCTGGACCGGCACGGCCTGGTACACGGGCCAAAAGGCCGAAGCCTTCGTCAAGCAGGCCATCGAGGACTCGAACGTCGAGCTCAAGAAGGCGGGCGACAAGTGGGGCATCAATGCGGTCGCCGAGCTGGCGTCGTTCGAGCGCGGCGTGTTCTCCTCCGTGGCGCGCTACCGCATCAAGTTCACCGATCCCGCGACCGGCGGTGCGCCCGCGAAGGAACATGAGGTCCTGTTCGTCGAACACCTGAGCCACGGCCCCCTGCCGCTGTCCAACCTGAAGTCGGGCAAGTTCGTGCCGGCCATGGTCGCCAGCGACTTCGCCCTGGAAGAGACGCCGACCGTCAAGGAATGGTTCGCCGCCGCCAAGGGCGCGGTGCCGCTGTCGGGCCACTACAGCGTCAGCTACGGCAAAGACATCACCGGCAACTTCGACATGGCGCCCGTGGAAATCGCCAAGGACGCCTCGAAGCTCGCCTTCTCGGGCATGAAGGGCGACTTCGAGTACGCCACGTCCACCAAGCGCGGCGTGTTCAACGTGGCCGCCGACAGCCTGGCGTTGTCCGGTCCGTCCGAGGACAGCGACATCACCGCCATGGCGGTCAAGGGCATCACCCTGACCAGCGACATGAAGCCGGCTGCCAACGACATGTACGTGGGCAGCCAGAAGGTGACGTTCAAGGATTGGACAATCACATCCAAGGAGAAGCCTCCGGTCCAGTTCAAGGACACTAGCATCGCCGTGGACCTGACGGAAGCCGGCCCGGCCATGGGCGCCAAGATGGCCGTTGATTTCGGCATGATCAACGTGCAGGCCAAGGACATGGCCGGCATGAAGCTCGTCATCGACGCGCAGAACCTGGATTCCAAGGCGCTGAAGGCGTTGAACGACGTCTACGAGGCCGCCTCGCGCCGCATGCTGCAAAGCCAGGGCGAACAGACGACGCCGGAATTCACGGACGAAGAGCGCGCCGTGCTCAAGACCAACCTGGAGCAACTGCTGGCCGGCAATCCGACGCTGGCCGTGGCGCCGCTTGAAGTGCGCACCGCCAACGGCACGTCCACGTTCAACCTGAACCTGGCGCTGGCCAAGCCGGCCGCGCTGGACGGCGAGTTTTCCGACATGCTGGTGCAGGCCCTGCGCAAGCTGGACGCCAAGCTGGTGCTGTCCAAGGCCAACCTGGCCGACCTGATGGCCATCGAGCCGCAGACGCGCGGCGTGCCGGCCGACCAGGCCGCGCAGACCGCCAAGGGTCAGGCTGAAATGGTGGGCACCATGGCCATCGCGATGGGCCTGGGCAAGCTGGAGAACGACAGCATCGTGACCTACCTGAACTACGCTGACGGCCAGGTGGACTTCAACGGCAAGAAGATGCCGCTGGAACAGTTCATGATGATGGTCATGGGCGGCGTCCTGGGCGGCGCGCGCTAA